One Setaria viridis chromosome 7, Setaria_viridis_v4.0, whole genome shotgun sequence genomic region harbors:
- the LOC117865563 gene encoding uncharacterized protein encodes MAATFCAGPAASAAANPSSAGRRLQNPAPASVLQARWRPRLPAPAFLTRRPNAELRPLRIAAGAGVDPKVVNGEDFPPMKDLIQLYKTAFLDGNDEVLGEVEKAITSVEKEKSRVASQFESVTAEITSGKEKFIRLNADLENFRKQTEKERAKFTSNIQVEVVQSLLPLVDSFEKTNLENTPETEKEQKISTSYQGIYKQLVETLRYLGVGVVETVGKPFDPSVHEAIAREESSQFKAGIVSHEIRRGFLLKERLLRPATVKVSTGSGKQSASSVEAAKDAAV; translated from the exons ATGGCGGCGACCTTctgcgccggccccgccgcctccgccgcagcGAACCCTagctccgccggccgccgcctccagaaCCCAGCTCCGGCCTCCGTGCTGCAAGCTCGCTGGAGACCTAGACTGCCGGCTCCCGCTTTTCTAACCCGGCGCCCCAATGCCGAGCTGCGGCCGCtccgcatcgccgccggcgctggcgttGACCCGAAG GTTGTCAATGGGGAAGATTTCCCTCCTATGAAAGACCTAATTCAACTGTATAAGACAGCCTTTCTAGATGGAAATGATGAGGTTCTTGGCGAAGTTGAGAAGGCAATTACTTCTGTGGAAAAAGAGAAGAGTAGGGTAGCTTCTCAATTTGAAAGTGTTACAGCCGAAATAACTTCTGGGAAGGAGAAGTTTATTCGTTTAAATGCCGATCTGGAGAATTTCCGGAAGCAGACTGAAAAGGAGCGAGCAAAGTTTACATCAAATATACAGGTGGAAGTTGTTCAGAGTCTGTTGCCTCTGGTTGATAGTTTTGAGAAGACAAATTTAGAGAACACCCCTGAGACTGAGAAGGAGCAAAAGATCAGCACAAGCTATCAAGGTATATACAAGCAGTTAGTTGAAACACTAAGATATTTGGGTGTAGGAGTTGTGGAAACAGTTGGCAAGCCATTTGATCCTTCG GTACATGAGGCCATCGCACGAGAAGAATCCTCGCAGTTCAAGGCAGGGATTGTCTCGCATGAAATCCGCCGAGGGTTCCTCTTGAAGGAGAGGCTACTAAGGCCTGCTACTGTGAAGGTTTCTACTGGCTCTGGCAAACAAAGCGCGAGCTCAGTGGAGGCGGCCAAAGATGCCGCTGTGTGA
- the LOC117865562 gene encoding F-box protein 7 — protein sequence MASDISVDIRPDFNSSDHFLSMRYVATDRPWMKLYGIRVQPVLPFRSLSCKPDPALIHQCLPDELLLEIFTRMNPYTLGRAACVCRKWKYTARNPTLWRAACLKTWQRSGMEANYMMVRSLYDSSWRRMWLQRPRIRIDGLYVSRNTYIHTGVTEWQFKKTVNVVCYYRYLRFFPSGKFLYKISPDKVKDAVKCMHFRASKADCVFKGDYVLSEDGQIEMALLYPGHRYTLVRMCLRLRGTKIGANNRLDVLKILTTGVNATELKNWTGSILELVEGWEEDETHDPDVPAVSHSRGLSPFVFVPFEEADTSVLNLPVEKMDYYVPG from the exons ATGGCTTCAG ATATCTCTGTTGATATTCGGCCGGACTTTAACTCATCTGATCATTTTCTAAGCATGCGATATGTTGCAACAGATAGACCCTGGATGA AATTATATGGGATAAGAGTTCAGCCTGTGCTGCCATTCAGAAGTTTGAGCTGCAAACCTGATCCGGCACTTATTCATCAGTGCCTACCTGATGAACTACTTCTTGAG ATTTTCACAAGAATGAACCCATATACTTTAGGGAGGGCTGCATGTGTCTGCCGCAAGTGGAAATATACTGCACGTAATCCTACTTTGTGGCGCGCTGCATGCTTGAAGACCTGGCAG AGGAGTGGAATGGAGGCAAACTATATGATGGTTCGGTCATTGTATGATTCTTCTTGGAGGAGAATGTGGCTGCAGAGACCAAGAATTCGAATTGATG GTCTCTATGTGAGCAGGAACACCTATATTCATACTGGAGTTACAGAGTGGCAATTCAAGAAAACTGTCAATGTG GTTTGCTACTACCGTTACTTGAGATTTTTCCCTAGCGGGAAGTTCCTCTATAAG ATTTCCCCAGATAAAGTTAAAGATGCTGTCAAGTGCATGCATTTCCGGGCATCAAAGGCTGATTGTGTGTTTAAAGGCGACTATGTACTGTCAGAGGATGGCCAG ATAGAAATGGCACTCCTGTATCCAGGGCATCGGTACACACTTGTTAGGATGTGCCTTAG GCTTAGAGGCACCAAAATTGGTGCAAACAACAGGTTGGACGTGCTAAAGATCCTAACCACTGGAGTGAATGCAACGGAACTGAAAAACTGGACAGGCAGCATACTTGAACTTGTTGAGGGCTGGGAGGAGGATGAGACGCATGACCCTGATGTCCCTGCCGTTTCCCACAGCAGGGGCTTGTCTCCCTTTGTATTTGTTCCGTTTGAGGAG GCTGATACTTCAGTGCTAAACCTCCCAGTGGAGAAGATGGACTACTATGTCCCTGGGTGA
- the LOC117864706 gene encoding putative magnesium transporter MRS2-D: MASSARRRHAGCAGEWAAVSGAGAWRVEAAGKHQLMRRTGLPARDLRALDPALSYPSSIMGRDRAVVVNLERVRAVITAAEVLVPAPRDPAVAPLVRELRARLAASPAPPQEDGAAEDGGELPPRRGGGGGGDGNGKDGQALGSDKVLPFEFRALEVCLEFACKSLEQETCTLEKEAYPALDELSSNVSTLNLERVRQIKSRLVAISGRVQKVRDELEHLLDDDIDMAAMHLSEKLAYQAADSQSSRFAADNEPSEFDEERDGEVEEEGGSSEGGGYGNGTSAAAGFTPKIDELEILLESYFVQTDGTLNKLNTLREYVDDTEDYINIMLDEKQNQLLQMGIMLSTGTLVVSAAIAVTGVFGMNITIPLYDKGVGAFWQVTGGIVGATAAIYLVALLFYRRSGILQ; this comes from the exons atggcgtcgtcggcgcggcggaggcacgCGGGGTGCGCGGGGGAGTGGGCGGCGGTGTCCGGCGCGGGCGCGTGGCGCGTCGAGGCGGCCGGCAAGCACCAGCTGATGCGGCGGACGGGGCTCCCCGCGCGCGACCTCCGCGCGCTGGACCCGGCGCTGTCCTACCCGTCCAGCATCATGGGCCGGGaccgcgccgtcgtcgtcaaCCTGGAGCGCGTCCGCGCCGTCATCACCGCCGCCGAGGTGCTCGTCCCGGCGCCGCGCGaccccgccgtcgcgccgctcGTCCGCGAGCTCCGcgcgcgcctcgccgcctcacccgcgccgccgcag GAGGACGGAGCGGCAGAGGACGGGGGTGAGTTGCCGCCGagacgcggcgggggaggcggtggcgacggcaaCGGCAAGGACGGGCAGGCGTTGGGAAGCGACAAGGTCCTgccgttcgagttcagggcgcTTGAGGTGTGCCTCGAGTTCGCGTGCAAGTCGCTTGAACAAGAG ACTTGCACATTGGAGAAGGAGGCGTACCCGGCTTTAGACGAGCTCAGCTCCAATGTCAGCACTCTCAACCTTGAGCGCGTGAGGCAAATAAAGAGCCGATTGGTTGCTATTTCAGGGAGAGTTCAGAAG GTCAGGGATGAACTAGAACACTTGCTAGACGACGACATTGACATGGCCGCCATGCACCTGTCCGAGAAGCTCGCCTACCAAGCCGCTGATAGCCAGTCATCGAGATTCGCCGCCGACAACGAACCGAGCGAATTCGATGAAGAGAG GGACGGAGAAGTCGAGGAAGAGGGAGGATCATCCGAGGGCGGCGGCTACGGCAACgggacctccgccgccgccggcttcacGCCCAAGATCGACGAGCTGGAGATCCTCCTGGAGTCCTACTTCGTGCAGACCGATGGCACCCTCAACAAGCTCAACACC CTGCGCGAGTACGTGGACGACACGGAGGACTACATCAACATCATGCTGGACGAGAAGCAGAACCAGCTGCTACAGATGGGGATCATGCTGTCGACAGGCACGCTGGTGGTcagcgccgccatcgccgtcaCCGGCGTCTTCGGCATGAACATCACCATCCCGCTCTACGATAAGGGCGTCGGGGCCTTCTGGCAGGTCACCGGCGGCAtcgtcggcgccaccgccgccatctaCCTCGTCGCGCTGCTCTTCTACAGGAGGAGCGGCATACTGCAGTGA
- the LOC117865560 gene encoding uncharacterized protein isoform X1 — MDWAQQQQGVSLPAPRSELHAPRMQYQHGGSRSRMPPFARGGGAYSRGPKQFYPPPPPPPPPPLPAAALPPPPPALNKYEVLMEAGRLAAEYLVAKGVLPPGSVQQRGGAVGAVGWGQLPPPPPLPAGQEAPEYYNARSGRRQVDDECGIRNARSRRNRGGDYGSSNSSNYNGRGKRKFGADNRYSDSGRDRGRNRGYLDTRSYDEDDEDGAPGFKRERRSSGGIDEVGSSVSGVAGEGPSSKVEAMGESELEDTGSKASSNSNIRQKADALQEVEDENEANKMQEDSVVSNSEVVEQVLNLEGNINNDSSGAVQEAETKHLPVFSGEKVSDGRPEDSGILSEKVEDDKTLHEKAEDDTTSDEVSIMENNLPNDSINLLGYCSFARVPKRPRSVLANRNAAPARREFAVSGQINLVTAEEISQATMDGEANTNLITNIQEDSKDEVVRQEHAEQSTTCNHVSESMTFQEKGTQDETEEMEEQKNIPQHYGVEDKEPNEPSPSFASHQNSFSLQVEKGIEIYNLDTPPQDEVLIDPPDKGKTVDSELLPNMKAEAGVTMEEEKLGQSSSFKIRDLNLVGSPEVADMRADPRLGQSSTAGCPVELQDNQQVEFGTTLGNNSSNADTFLLGNKAVQVIDIEDDPPIEAGACDTSKAKGEMVYSSMENLTNPPTNTDALHGIQDGYSLAISDYLGYQSIQTDLQAGMDLNGSEGITVMDDPIYSSLGDIGFMEVWDQQPQDYEKFF; from the exons ATGGATtgggcgcagcagcagcagggcgtgAGCCTGCCGGCGCCGCGATCCGAGCTCCACGCCCCGCGGATGCAGTACCAGCACGgcggcagccgcagccgcatgCCGCCgttcgcgcgcggcggcggcgcctacaGCCGCGGCCCGAAGCAGTtctacccgccgccgccgccgccgccgccgcctccgctcccggcggccgcgctgcctcctcctccaccggcgcTGAACAAGTACGAGGTGCTCATGGAGgccggccgcctcgccgccgagtACCTGGTGGCCAAGGGCGTGCTCCCGCCGGGCTCCGTGCAGCAGCGCGGCGGTGCAGTCGGTGCTGTGGGGTGGGGCcagctgccgcctcctcctccgctgccgGCGGGGCAGGAAGCCCCGGAGTACTACAACGCCAGGAGTGGCCGGCGGCAGGTCGATGATGAGTGTGGTATTCGTAACGCCCGCTCGCGGCGGAACCGTGGTGGTGATTACggtagcagcaacagcagcaactaCAATGGAAGGGGGAAGAGGAAGTTTGGGGCTGATAATAGGTATTCCGATTCGGGGAGGGATAGGGGGAGGAacagggggtatttggatacccGGAGTTAcgatgaggatgatgaggatggGGCTCCTGGGTTCAAACGGGAGCGGCGAAGCAGTGGTGGGATTGATGAGGTTGGGAGTAGCGTGTCAGGTGTGGCTGGGGAGGGGCCATCATCGAAGGTGGAAGCGATGGGGGAGTCGGAGCTGGAGGATACTGGGTCAAAGGCTAGTTCTAACAGCAACATTCGACAGAAGGCTGATGCTCTGCAAGAGGTGGAGGATGAGAACGAGGCAAATAAAATGCAGGAGGACAGTGTGGTGTCTAATTCAGAGGTAGTGGAGCAAGTGTTGAATTTAGAGGGTAATATCAACAATGATTCTTCTGGTGCTGTTCAAGAGGCAGAGACAAAACATTTGCCAGTATTCTCAGGTGAAAAAGTCTCAGATGGGAGGCCTGAAGATAGTGGCATTCTGAGTGAGAAGGTTGAAGATGATAAGACTTTGCATGAGAAGGCTGAAGATGATACAACGTCAGATGAGGTCTCCATTATGGAGAACAATTTACCTAATGATTCtataaatttgctaggctattGTAGTTTTGCAAGAGTTCCAAAAAGACCACGATCAGTGCTTGCAAACAGGAATGCAGCACCAGCCCGAAGAGAATTTGCTGTGTCTGGACAGATCAATCTGGTTACTGCTGAAGAAATATCGCAGGCAACAATGGATGGAGAAGCTAACACCAACTTGATAACTAATATCCAGGAAGACAGCAAAGATGAAGTGGTCAGACAAGAACATGCTGAACAAAGCACTACCTGCAATCATGTGTCAGAATCAATGACATTCCAGGAAAAGGGAACACAAGATGAAACTGAAGAGATGGAAGAACAGAAGAACATACCTCAACATTATGGAGTTGAGGATAAGGAGCCCAATGAACCGTCTCCTTCATTTGCTTCTCACCAGAATAGCTTCAGTTTGCAAGTTGAAAAAGGAATAGAAATTTACAATTTAGATACGCCACCACAGGATGAAGTGTTGATTGATCCACCCGATAAAGGAAAAACAGTTGATTCGGAGTTATTGCCTAATATGAAAGCAGAAGCTGGTGTCACAATGGAAGAGGAAAAGCTTGGTCAGTCTAGCTCATTTAAAATACGTGATCTCAACCTGGTTGGTAGTCCAGAGGTTGCTGACATGCGAGCTGATCCTCGTTTAGGCCAAAGCTCCACTGCTGGATGTCCAGTGGAGCTACAAGATAATCAGCAAgttgaatttggaacaactcttGGTAACAATTCAAGTAATGCTGACACATTTTTATTGGGAAATAAGGCAGTTCAAGTTATTGATATCGAAGATGACCCACCAATTGAAGCTGGTGCTTGTGACACTTCAAAAGCAAA AGGTGAGATGGTATATTCTAGCATGGAGAACTTGACGAACCCACCCACGAACACCGATGCCCTTCATGGTATCCAAGATGGCTATAGTCTTGCGATTTCAGATTACCTTGGTtaccaatcaatacaaacagACCTTCAAGCTGGGATGGACCTAAATGGTTCAGAG GGCATAACTGTCATGGATGATCCAATATATAGTTCTCTTGGCGACATAG GTTTTATGGAGGTTTGGGACCAGCAACCTCAAGACTACGAAAAGTTCTTCTGA
- the LOC117865560 gene encoding uncharacterized protein isoform X2 gives MQYQHGGSRSRMPPFARGGGAYSRGPKQFYPPPPPPPPPPLPAAALPPPPPALNKYEVLMEAGRLAAEYLVAKGVLPPGSVQQRGGAVGAVGWGQLPPPPPLPAGQEAPEYYNARSGRRQVDDECGIRNARSRRNRGGDYGSSNSSNYNGRGKRKFGADNRYSDSGRDRGRNRGYLDTRSYDEDDEDGAPGFKRERRSSGGIDEVGSSVSGVAGEGPSSKVEAMGESELEDTGSKASSNSNIRQKADALQEVEDENEANKMQEDSVVSNSEVVEQVLNLEGNINNDSSGAVQEAETKHLPVFSGEKVSDGRPEDSGILSEKVEDDKTLHEKAEDDTTSDEVSIMENNLPNDSINLLGYCSFARVPKRPRSVLANRNAAPARREFAVSGQINLVTAEEISQATMDGEANTNLITNIQEDSKDEVVRQEHAEQSTTCNHVSESMTFQEKGTQDETEEMEEQKNIPQHYGVEDKEPNEPSPSFASHQNSFSLQVEKGIEIYNLDTPPQDEVLIDPPDKGKTVDSELLPNMKAEAGVTMEEEKLGQSSSFKIRDLNLVGSPEVADMRADPRLGQSSTAGCPVELQDNQQVEFGTTLGNNSSNADTFLLGNKAVQVIDIEDDPPIEAGACDTSKAKGEMVYSSMENLTNPPTNTDALHGIQDGYSLAISDYLGYQSIQTDLQAGMDLNGSEGITVMDDPIYSSLGDIGFMEVWDQQPQDYEKFF, from the exons ATGCAGTACCAGCACGgcggcagccgcagccgcatgCCGCCgttcgcgcgcggcggcggcgcctacaGCCGCGGCCCGAAGCAGTtctacccgccgccgccgccgccgccgccgcctccgctcccggcggccgcgctgcctcctcctccaccggcgcTGAACAAGTACGAGGTGCTCATGGAGgccggccgcctcgccgccgagtACCTGGTGGCCAAGGGCGTGCTCCCGCCGGGCTCCGTGCAGCAGCGCGGCGGTGCAGTCGGTGCTGTGGGGTGGGGCcagctgccgcctcctcctccgctgccgGCGGGGCAGGAAGCCCCGGAGTACTACAACGCCAGGAGTGGCCGGCGGCAGGTCGATGATGAGTGTGGTATTCGTAACGCCCGCTCGCGGCGGAACCGTGGTGGTGATTACggtagcagcaacagcagcaactaCAATGGAAGGGGGAAGAGGAAGTTTGGGGCTGATAATAGGTATTCCGATTCGGGGAGGGATAGGGGGAGGAacagggggtatttggatacccGGAGTTAcgatgaggatgatgaggatggGGCTCCTGGGTTCAAACGGGAGCGGCGAAGCAGTGGTGGGATTGATGAGGTTGGGAGTAGCGTGTCAGGTGTGGCTGGGGAGGGGCCATCATCGAAGGTGGAAGCGATGGGGGAGTCGGAGCTGGAGGATACTGGGTCAAAGGCTAGTTCTAACAGCAACATTCGACAGAAGGCTGATGCTCTGCAAGAGGTGGAGGATGAGAACGAGGCAAATAAAATGCAGGAGGACAGTGTGGTGTCTAATTCAGAGGTAGTGGAGCAAGTGTTGAATTTAGAGGGTAATATCAACAATGATTCTTCTGGTGCTGTTCAAGAGGCAGAGACAAAACATTTGCCAGTATTCTCAGGTGAAAAAGTCTCAGATGGGAGGCCTGAAGATAGTGGCATTCTGAGTGAGAAGGTTGAAGATGATAAGACTTTGCATGAGAAGGCTGAAGATGATACAACGTCAGATGAGGTCTCCATTATGGAGAACAATTTACCTAATGATTCtataaatttgctaggctattGTAGTTTTGCAAGAGTTCCAAAAAGACCACGATCAGTGCTTGCAAACAGGAATGCAGCACCAGCCCGAAGAGAATTTGCTGTGTCTGGACAGATCAATCTGGTTACTGCTGAAGAAATATCGCAGGCAACAATGGATGGAGAAGCTAACACCAACTTGATAACTAATATCCAGGAAGACAGCAAAGATGAAGTGGTCAGACAAGAACATGCTGAACAAAGCACTACCTGCAATCATGTGTCAGAATCAATGACATTCCAGGAAAAGGGAACACAAGATGAAACTGAAGAGATGGAAGAACAGAAGAACATACCTCAACATTATGGAGTTGAGGATAAGGAGCCCAATGAACCGTCTCCTTCATTTGCTTCTCACCAGAATAGCTTCAGTTTGCAAGTTGAAAAAGGAATAGAAATTTACAATTTAGATACGCCACCACAGGATGAAGTGTTGATTGATCCACCCGATAAAGGAAAAACAGTTGATTCGGAGTTATTGCCTAATATGAAAGCAGAAGCTGGTGTCACAATGGAAGAGGAAAAGCTTGGTCAGTCTAGCTCATTTAAAATACGTGATCTCAACCTGGTTGGTAGTCCAGAGGTTGCTGACATGCGAGCTGATCCTCGTTTAGGCCAAAGCTCCACTGCTGGATGTCCAGTGGAGCTACAAGATAATCAGCAAgttgaatttggaacaactcttGGTAACAATTCAAGTAATGCTGACACATTTTTATTGGGAAATAAGGCAGTTCAAGTTATTGATATCGAAGATGACCCACCAATTGAAGCTGGTGCTTGTGACACTTCAAAAGCAAA AGGTGAGATGGTATATTCTAGCATGGAGAACTTGACGAACCCACCCACGAACACCGATGCCCTTCATGGTATCCAAGATGGCTATAGTCTTGCGATTTCAGATTACCTTGGTtaccaatcaatacaaacagACCTTCAAGCTGGGATGGACCTAAATGGTTCAGAG GGCATAACTGTCATGGATGATCCAATATATAGTTCTCTTGGCGACATAG GTTTTATGGAGGTTTGGGACCAGCAACCTCAAGACTACGAAAAGTTCTTCTGA